The DNA sequence CCGGGCCCCGTTCAGCAGGCTCGGGGTCTTCGCCGCACACCAGGGGCTGGGTCATGGTTCCTCCTTGAGCAGCCTCGGGCGAGGCTCTCGTGGGTCGGGCGGGCGCCGCGGGCTCGGTCGCGCGGGCGCCGTTCGTCCGGTGACGAGCACCGGGCACATGGTGACGTTATGCCCGGCACGGGGTGTCAACCGACCCTCCATGACGTCCCGTTGACGGCGAAGGGGTGCACGCTGACACTCTGCTGACGCGCCCCCGGCCGACGGGCCCGGAACGAGTGAACGGGGCGCGGCCGCGGGCGAGCCGCCGAGGTCCGCTGCACCCCTCGCCCGGCCGAGGCGCACCCGCGCCCGACCGACGCACAGCCACGCCCGGCCCGAGGCGCAGCCCCGCCCGCCGCAGCCCGCCCGAGGCCCGGCGCTCAAGGCGCAGCCCTCACTCCTCGAACCGGTACCCCATCCCCGGCGCGGTGATCAGATGCCGTGGATGGGACGGGTCGGGCTCCAGCTTGCGGCGCAGTTGGGCCATGTACACGCGCAGATAGTTGGTGCGCGTGCTGTGCGAGGGCCCCCACACCTCGCCGAGCAGCTGCTGCTGGCTGACCAGACGGCCGCGGTGGCGGATCAGGACCTCCAGGAAGTGCCACTCGGTCGGCGTGAGGCGCACGACGCGGCCGTCGCGCAAGGCCTTCTTGGCCAGCAGATCGAGGGTGAAGCCCGGGGTCTCGACGAGCGCCGGTGCCGCGTCGTGGTCCGCGGGCCGGGTCCTGCGGGCCGCGGCCCGCAGCCGGGCGAGGAGTTCGTCCATGCTGAACGGTTTGGGGATGTAGTCGTCGGCGCCCGCGTCGAGCGCCGCGACCTTCTCGTCGGAGGCCTGGCGGGCGGACACGACGAGGATCGGGGCGCGGCTGAACCCGCGCAGCCAGCCGATCAGATCGATGCCGTCCATGTCGGGCAGTCCGAGATCAAGGAGGACCACGTCCGGCGGACGTGCCGACGCCAGACGCTGGGCCATGCCCCCGTCGACCGCCGCGTCCACCTCGTACTTACGCGCCTTGAGGTTGATCTCCAGAGCCCGTACGAGCTGTGGGTCGTCCTCGACCACCAGCACCCGGGTCATCGGTGTGCCGCCTCCTGACAGTGGGGGCGGACCCTGCCCGCGACCGTACGCGGCCGAAGCGGAACGGGCCCACAGAATTAGTGCGGTCCCGTGAAGCAAAGCGCCCACCAGCGCGTTCGCCGCGTCTCTTGATGCCTCTCATACGGCGGGGTCAACTGCGTTGACGCCTCTCATACGTGGGGGCCAAGGCCGTACGAGAACACGCCGGGGCGCGCGCGACGGCGTGGTTCCAAGAAAAACGTCCCGGGTCCCGACCCCCCTCGTGGCCGGGACCCGGGACGTCCGCCTGGACGGACGACGGGTGCCCCGGTGCGGGGCGCACACGGTCCCTACCCCCGTACTGGACCTGCGCGCTGTAGGCGGTGGTCGTCGTCACACGCCTTCGACCCCGCACCGGGTTCCGTTCGTCCGTCCCCCCGTGGTGATCAGTCTTGGGCCGGTTCCGGACGTTCCCGTTCTTGTTGACGCTCTCCTGATGCGCCATCAGGGCCTCTTGACGCGGTCTTGACGGGTGGTCAGGGGCGCTGTCAGAGCGTCATCAATTCCCGGTCGCGAAGGTGAACCAGGGAGGGCCGCACGGCTACCTTCCTCTGCGCGCGGCCGCGCTCCGCGGCCGCTCCCCCTGCAGAAAGTCACCCTCACCGATGCTTCCCGCCGCCTCGCAGCAAGCTCCCTCCCCGCCCGAGAAGCCCGAGAAGCCCGAGGACCCCGAGGGCCCCGGGGGCCGGTCCGGGCCCGGTCCACGGCTCCGCCCCGGCCGCCGGCACCGGGCCGGTACCGGCGGACTCGTCGACCCTGTGCAGTTGTTCACGTCGCAGCTGCTCACCTCGTTCCCCGACGCCGTGCACAAGCTGCGGCCGCGCGCGCTGGTGAAGAACCCCGTCCTGTTCGTCGTGGGGTGCGGCGCGGTCATCACCACGGGCTCCGCCGTGCTCCACCCGTCGGTGTTCTCCTGGGTCATCAGCGGCTGGCTCTGGCTCACGGTGATCTTCGCGAACCTCGCGGAGGCCGTCGCCGAGGGCCGCGGCAAGGCGCAGGCGCTGGCCCTGCGCAAGGCGCGTACGGACACGGTCGCCCGCCGGCTGCGCCACAACTGGCGTATGGGCATGGACATCACGGGCGCGGAGACGGAGGCCGTCGCCGCGACCGAGCTGCGGCCCTTCGACTTCGTCGTGGTCGAGGCGGGCGAGCTGATCCCGGCCGACGGCGACGTCGTGGAGGGGGTCGCGGCGGTCGACGAGTCCGCCGTCACCGGGGAGTCGGCGCCGGTCATCCGCGAGTCCGGCGGCGACCGCAGCGGTGTGACGGGCGGTACGACGGTGCTGTCCGACCGGATCGTCGTACGCGTGACCTCGCGCGCCGGGCACTCCTTCCTGGACCGCATGATCTCGCTCGTCGAGGGCGCGTCCCGACAGAAGACGCCCAACGAGATCGCCCTGAACATCCTCCTCGCGGCGCTCACCGTCGTCTTCGTCCTGGTCGTCGTCGCGCTCCAGCCGATGGCCTCGTACGCGGACGCGGCGCAGCCCACGACCGTGCTCGTCGCGCTCCTGGTGACGCTGATCCCGACGACGATCGGCGCGCTCCTCTCGGCGATCGGCATCGCGGGCATGGACCGGCTCGTGCAGCGCAACGTGCTCGCGATGTCGGGCCGCGCGGTGGAGGCGGCGGGCGACGTGAACACCCTGCTCCTGGACAAGACCGGCACGATCACGCTCGGCAACCGCGAGGCGGACGCGTTCCTCCCGCTGCCCGGCGTCGACGAGACGCACCTCGCGGACGCCGCGCAGCTGTCGTCCCTCGCGGACGAGACGCCCGAGGGGCGGTCCGTCGTGGTGCACGCCAAGGAGCGATACGGCCTGCGCGCCCCGGCCAGGGGCGAGCTGGCGAACGCCACGTTCGTGGAGTTCACGGCGCAGACCCGGATGAGCGGCATCGATCTGCGCTGGGACAACGGCGCGGCCTGCGCGATCCGCAAGGGCGCGGCCGCCCAGGTGATCAGCTGGGTGGAGCTGCGCGGCGGCCGGGTGCCGCCCGAGGCGAGGGCGTTCGCCGACTCGGTGGCGACGTCGGGCGGCACGCCGCTGCTCGTCGCGGTGCACGACTGGGACGGGCCGCGCGTCCTCGGCGTCGTCCGCCTCAAGGACGTCGTGAAGGACGGCATCCGCGAGCGGTTCGCCGAGCTGCGCCGCATGGGCATCAAGACCGTGATGATCACCGGCGACAACGCGCTCACGGCGCGCGCCATCGCCCGGGAGGCGGGCGTGGACGACTTCCTCGCGGAGGCCACCCCCGAGGACAAGCTCGCCCTGATCAGGAAGGAACAGGAGGGCGGCAAGCTCGTCGCCATGACCGGCGACGGCACGAACGACGCGCCCGCGCTCGCGCAGGCCGACGTCGGCGTGGCCA is a window from the Streptomyces spectabilis genome containing:
- the kdpB gene encoding potassium-transporting ATPase subunit KdpB, which gives rise to MLPAASQQAPSPPEKPEKPEDPEGPGGRSGPGPRLRPGRRHRAGTGGLVDPVQLFTSQLLTSFPDAVHKLRPRALVKNPVLFVVGCGAVITTGSAVLHPSVFSWVISGWLWLTVIFANLAEAVAEGRGKAQALALRKARTDTVARRLRHNWRMGMDITGAETEAVAATELRPFDFVVVEAGELIPADGDVVEGVAAVDESAVTGESAPVIRESGGDRSGVTGGTTVLSDRIVVRVTSRAGHSFLDRMISLVEGASRQKTPNEIALNILLAALTVVFVLVVVALQPMASYADAAQPTTVLVALLVTLIPTTIGALLSAIGIAGMDRLVQRNVLAMSGRAVEAAGDVNTLLLDKTGTITLGNREADAFLPLPGVDETHLADAAQLSSLADETPEGRSVVVHAKERYGLRAPARGELANATFVEFTAQTRMSGIDLRWDNGAACAIRKGAAAQVISWVELRGGRVPPEARAFADSVATSGGTPLLVAVHDWDGPRVLGVVRLKDVVKDGIRERFAELRRMGIKTVMITGDNALTARAIAREAGVDDFLAEATPEDKLALIRKEQEGGKLVAMTGDGTNDAPALAQADVGVAMNTGTSAAKEAGNMVDLDSNPTKLIDIVEIGKQLLITRGALTTFSITNDVAKYFAIIPAMFAGAYPGLEALNVMGLHSPKSAITSAIIFNALIIVALIPLALRGVRYTPASAHDLLRRNLALYGLGGLVLPFLGIKLIDLAISTVPGLG
- a CDS encoding response regulator, with translation MTRVLVVEDDPQLVRALEINLKARKYEVDAAVDGGMAQRLASARPPDVVLLDLGLPDMDGIDLIGWLRGFSRAPILVVSARQASDEKVAALDAGADDYIPKPFSMDELLARLRAAARRTRPADHDAAPALVETPGFTLDLLAKKALRDGRVVRLTPTEWHFLEVLIRHRGRLVSQQQLLGEVWGPSHSTRTNYLRVYMAQLRRKLEPDPSHPRHLITAPGMGYRFEE